One region of Candidatus Neomarinimicrobiota bacterium genomic DNA includes:
- the purM gene encoding phosphoribosylformylglycinamidine cyclo-ligase, with protein sequence MGISYKDAGVDIDAGESAVKNIKEMVRETYNDNVLSDVGQFGGFYAFPKDNYTNPVLVSSTDGVGTKLKVAFKTGIHSTIGQDLVNHCVNDILTSGAVPMFFLDYIGIGKMEEQVVSEVVSGFAKACKENSCVLIGGEMAEMAGFYTPGEYDVAGTIVGVVERDHIINGGNISEGDVVVGLQSTGLHTNGYTLARKVLLEEFDVDTYRDELGETIGEALLRVHKSYQNEIRPLIGDSRLKGIAHITGGGLLGNSSRIIPDGLSLSVDWDAWELPPLFRLIKETGDISDHEMRRTFNCGIGLVTVVPAEEADFFMEHFEKYQSQPVVIGEIGKSE encoded by the coding sequence ATGGGAATATCCTATAAAGATGCTGGAGTAGACATTGATGCTGGCGAATCTGCGGTCAAAAATATCAAAGAGATGGTGCGCGAAACCTATAACGACAATGTGCTTAGTGACGTCGGTCAGTTCGGCGGATTTTATGCCTTTCCCAAAGATAATTATACCAATCCGGTATTAGTTTCCTCCACTGATGGAGTCGGAACAAAGCTGAAGGTGGCGTTTAAGACCGGTATCCATTCCACCATCGGACAGGATTTGGTGAATCATTGTGTGAACGATATCCTGACCAGCGGCGCTGTACCGATGTTTTTTCTGGACTACATCGGCATCGGAAAAATGGAAGAACAGGTTGTCAGCGAAGTGGTCAGCGGGTTTGCTAAGGCGTGCAAAGAGAACTCCTGTGTACTCATCGGCGGAGAAATGGCTGAAATGGCGGGCTTTTATACTCCCGGTGAATACGATGTCGCCGGAACAATTGTCGGAGTAGTCGAACGGGATCATATAATTAACGGAGGAAATATCAGTGAAGGGGATGTTGTCGTCGGATTGCAATCAACTGGCCTGCATACTAACGGATATACCCTGGCACGTAAAGTGTTACTTGAGGAATTTGACGTGGATACATATCGGGACGAACTCGGAGAAACCATTGGCGAGGCGCTCCTGAGAGTTCACAAATCGTATCAAAATGAGATTCGTCCGTTAATTGGAGATTCCCGCCTGAAGGGCATTGCACATATAACCGGCGGCGGATTGCTGGGAAACTCCAGCCGGATTATTCCGGACGGTCTTTCCCTGAGTGTCGACTGGGACGCATGGGAACTTCCGCCGTTGTTCAGATTAATAAAGGAAACAGGTGATATTAGCGACCACGAGATGCGGCGCACATTTAATTGCGGTATTGGGCTCGTTACTGTAGTGCCGGCGGAAGAGGCTGACTTTTTTATGGAGCATTTTGAAAAGTACCAGAGTCAACCCGTCGTTATAGGCGAAATTGGGAAATCCGAATAG